One region of Paucibacter aquatile genomic DNA includes:
- the glmS gene encoding glutamine--fructose-6-phosphate transaminase (isomerizing), with the protein MCGIVGAVSQRNIVPILIEGLKRLEYRGYDSCGVAVHQDGGLKRARSTSRVAELTGLAAEDGIASGTGIAHTRWATHGAPAVHNAHPHFSHGPSAGSDSVGRIALVHNGIIENHDELRAELKTRGYVFTSQTDTEVIAHLIDHLYQGDLLEAVQQALPRLKGAYAVAVFCRDEPHRVVAAREGSPLVLGVGMEAADGEHFVASDAMALAGVTDQIVYLEEGDVVDLQLGRFWISRLNVETGRYEAQQREVRTVHAHSGAAELGPYRHYMQKEIFEQPTAIANTLESITSISPELFGDGAYGIFKEVDSVLILACGTSYYSGSTAKYWLESIAKIPTSVEIASEYRYRDSVPNPRTLVVTISQSGETADTLAALKHARAQGMKHTLTVCNVSTSAMVRECELAYITRAGAEIGVASTKAFTTQLVGLFLLTLALAQTRGHLSEAQEAEHVKALRHLPVAVQAVLALEPQVIAWSEEFARKENALFLGRGLHYPIALEGALKLKEISYIHAEAYPAGELKHGPLALVTAEMPVVTVAPNDTLLEKLKSNMQEVRARGGQLYVFADGDTQIESEPGLHVIRMPEHYGALSPILHVIPLQLLAYHTACARGTDVDKPRNLAKSVTVE; encoded by the coding sequence ATGTGTGGAATCGTCGGTGCCGTCAGCCAGCGCAATATCGTCCCCATCCTGATCGAGGGCCTCAAGCGCCTCGAGTACCGCGGCTATGACTCCTGCGGCGTCGCCGTGCACCAGGACGGCGGGCTCAAGCGCGCCCGCAGCACCTCGCGCGTGGCCGAGCTGACCGGCCTGGCCGCCGAGGACGGCATCGCCTCCGGCACCGGCATTGCCCACACCCGCTGGGCCACCCACGGCGCCCCCGCCGTGCACAACGCCCACCCGCATTTTTCGCATGGCCCCAGCGCCGGTTCCGACAGCGTCGGCCGCATTGCCTTGGTGCACAACGGCATCATCGAGAACCACGACGAACTGCGCGCCGAGCTCAAGACCCGCGGCTATGTCTTCACCAGCCAGACCGACACTGAAGTCATCGCCCACCTGATCGACCACCTCTACCAAGGTGATCTGCTGGAGGCTGTGCAGCAAGCCCTGCCGCGCCTCAAGGGCGCTTACGCCGTGGCCGTGTTCTGCCGCGATGAGCCGCACCGTGTGGTGGCTGCGCGCGAGGGTTCACCCCTGGTGCTGGGCGTGGGCATGGAGGCCGCCGATGGCGAACACTTCGTCGCCTCTGACGCCATGGCTCTGGCCGGTGTGACCGACCAGATCGTCTACCTGGAAGAGGGTGATGTGGTGGACCTGCAGCTGGGCCGTTTCTGGATCAGCCGCCTCAACGTTGAAACCGGCCGTTATGAAGCGCAGCAGCGCGAGGTGCGCACGGTGCACGCCCACAGCGGCGCGGCCGAGCTGGGCCCCTATCGCCACTACATGCAGAAGGAAATCTTCGAGCAGCCCACGGCAATCGCCAACACGCTCGAGTCCATCACCAGCATCAGCCCCGAGCTCTTCGGTGACGGTGCCTACGGCATCTTCAAGGAGGTCGATTCGGTGCTGATCCTGGCCTGCGGCACCAGCTACTACTCGGGCTCCACCGCCAAGTACTGGCTGGAGTCGATCGCCAAGATCCCCACCAGCGTGGAGATCGCCAGCGAGTACCGCTACCGCGACAGCGTGCCCAACCCGCGCACCCTGGTGGTGACCATCAGCCAGAGCGGTGAAACCGCCGACACCCTGGCCGCCCTCAAGCATGCCCGCGCCCAGGGCATGAAGCACACGCTGACCGTCTGCAATGTCTCCACCAGCGCCATGGTGCGCGAGTGCGAGCTGGCCTACATCACCCGCGCCGGCGCCGAGATCGGCGTGGCCTCGACCAAGGCCTTCACCACCCAGCTGGTGGGTCTGTTCCTGCTGACCCTGGCCCTGGCCCAGACCCGCGGTCACTTGAGCGAAGCGCAGGAAGCCGAGCATGTGAAGGCTCTGCGCCACCTGCCCGTGGCGGTGCAAGCCGTGCTGGCGCTGGAGCCCCAGGTCATCGCCTGGAGCGAAGAATTCGCCCGCAAGGAAAACGCGCTCTTCCTCGGCCGCGGCCTGCATTACCCGATCGCCCTGGAAGGCGCCCTGAAGCTCAAGGAAATCAGCTACATCCACGCCGAGGCCTACCCCGCCGGTGAACTCAAGCACGGCCCCCTGGCCCTGGTCACCGCCGAGATGCCCGTCGTCACCGTGGCGCCCAACGACACCTTGCTCGAAAAGCTCAAGAGCAATATGCAGGAAGTCCGCGCCCGCGGCGGCCAGCTCTACGTCTTCGCCGACGGCGACACGCAGATCGAAAGCGAGCCGGGTCTGCACGTGATCCGCATGCCCGAACACTACGGCGCCCTGAGCCCCATCCTGCACGTGATCCCGCTGCAGCTGCTGGCTTACCACACGGCTTGCGCACGTGGAACGGACGTAGACAAGCCTCGTAACCTGGCGAAGTCGGTCACTGTGGAATAA